In one window of Juglans regia cultivar Chandler chromosome 3, Walnut 2.0, whole genome shotgun sequence DNA:
- the LOC118348008 gene encoding uncharacterized protein LOC118348008: MVCALFDSGASRSFICNRCVRRCELKAEPMSRKVLVAIPAGKALCPDRLSKAGGMFNLLACERICYMGEFVRLDLFMVTVEQVKKSLVNGDNVYLVMIRDVKEGPEGIQGIPVIEDFPQVFVDELLRLPLDREMKFVIELELAIVPVHNAPYWMAPSELIELKVQIEEILAKDFIRPSTSPWGAPVLFVKKKDETL, encoded by the exons ATGGTATGTGCTTTGTTTGATTCTGGAGCGTCGAGGTCTTTTATCTGTAATAGATGCGTACGACGATGCGAGCTCAAGGCTGAGCCAATGTCTCGGAAGGTTTTAGTAGCTATTCCAGCCGGGAAG GCATTATGCCCAGATAGATTGTCGAAGGCAGGAGGTATGTTTAACTTACTTGCATGTGAAAGGATTTGCTATATGGGTGAGTTTGTTCGGCTTGATTTGTTTATGGTAACGGTCGAACAAGTTAAGAAGAGTTTGGTGAACGGGGATAATGTCTATCTAGTGATGATAAGGGACGTAAAGGAAGGACCTGAAGGAATCCAAGGAATCCCTGTGATTGAGGATTTTCCTCAGGTTTTCGTCGATGAACTACTCAGATTACCTCTAGACCGAGAGATGAAATTTGTAATTGAGCTTGAACTGGCCATAGTCCCTGTGCATAACGCACCCTATTGGATGGCCCCATCAGAATTAATAGAGCTTAAAGTGCAAATAGAAGAGATTTTAGCAAAGGATTTTATTCGACCTAGCACATCGCCATGGGGAGCACCAGTCTTGTTCGTTAAGAAGAAGGATGAGACTCTTTAG